CGATGGCCCGCCGCTTCTCACATGTATTTAACGTGAAGGAAGAAATCCGCGCCAAGATCGCGGTAAAGAACAGGCTGTACGCCTGCTCGTCGCCCTTTGCCCAGAATCCGGGCAAGCATACGGTCGAGGAAGTGCTCAACGGCAAGATGATCTGCGACCCCTTGCGCGTGCTTGAGTGCTGCGTGATGTCGGTCGGTGTCGCGAGTCTGCTGCTCTGCGACGAAGAAACCGCGTACAAGCTCTCCGACCACCCGATGCGCCTCCAGATCTGCGGCGGCACTCACACCCTGCGCGTGGCCGACCGCCGGAACATGGAAGTGCCCCTGCTGCCCAACGAGACGCCCGGCCAGTACGACTGGATGGAGAAGCAGTACCACGAACCCTACCCGGGATTCCAGAGCTTCCTCGCCTCGCGTTTCGCCTCCTACATGGCCTATCGCATGGCTGGTATCAACGAGCCGATGGAAGACCTCGACCTGGTCGAACTCCACGACGCGTTCACCATCTCCGACCTGCAGACGTACGGTGACATCGGCCTGCGTCCCTACGGCAAGGAAGAAGACTATATCACGTCGGGCGACGCCTACTACGGCGGACGTTGCCCGTCGAACCTGTCCGGCGGGCTGCTCGGCACCATGCACGCGGTCGGTGCAACCGGCATCTTCCAGGGCATGGAGTGCTTCTGGCAACTCCAAGGCAAGTACGACAAGTTCCACGGCGAGCCGAGGATGTGGAAGCGCTTCGGCAAGGAAAAGCTCAAGGACTGGAAGTCACTCCAGATTCCAAAGCGGCGACGCGCCCTCTGGATATCCCACGCCGGCGTCGGCTCGCACGTCACCTGTGGTATCCTCGAGAACCCTGAAGAAGTGAAAGGTTAGGAGGCGACAGTGAAGAAGATGAAGAAGGCTGTGAAGAAGACCTCCAAGATCATCAAGCCTGCTCCGAAATCCAAGGTCCCAGCTCGAAAGTCCAAGGCCACTCCCGACATCCGCCTGACCGGCGT
The DNA window shown above is from bacterium and carries:
- a CDS encoding thiolase domain-containing protein (Catalyzes the synthesis of acetoacetyl coenzyme A from two molecules of acetyl coenzyme A. It can also act as a thiolase, catalyzing the reverse reaction and generating two-carbon units from the four-carbon product of fatty acid oxidation); its protein translation is MIKFKPGNLRVPKFQRPVYVVAGGTTDYRKRYPEYKLEELAMMAFKMLLEENDLKMSPLDVKGLINMACYGEFADHFQDQLLCEAKIHDYLGLDPLPNIGVKTGGATGGYTTLAGASMIASGYADCCLVMGWERMDEVDTRTGNFYISTAACKDFETRLARMYAAYYAPMARRFSHVFNVKEEIRAKIAVKNRLYACSSPFAQNPGKHTVEEVLNGKMICDPLRVLECCVMSVGVASLLLCDEETAYKLSDHPMRLQICGGTHTLRVADRRNMEVPLLPNETPGQYDWMEKQYHEPYPGFQSFLASRFASYMAYRMAGINEPMEDLDLVELHDAFTISDLQTYGDIGLRPYGKEEDYITSGDAYYGGRCPSNLSGGLLGTMHAVGATGIFQGMECFWQLQGKYDKFHGEPRMWKRFGKEKLKDWKSLQIPKRRRALWISHAGVGSHVTCGILENPEEVKG